GCGCCCTGCAGGACGAACAGCCAGGCGATGTAGCCGAGCACGGTGTCGGAGGTGCGCACGCCCGTCCCGTCGACCACGGTGTAGCCGGCGATCATCGCGCCGGTGCCCAGCGCCGCGCCGACCGCTGGCAGCCCGGCCCGGCCCGGGACGCCGTCGGCCAGCGCCAGCCCGGCCAGCCCGGCCGAGATCACCAGGACGCCGGCCCACTGGCCGGTGCCGAGCGGGCGGCCGAGCACCAGCACCGAGAGGGCGGCGACCAGCCAGGGCGCCGTTCCGCGGGCCAGCGGGTACACCTGGCCGAAGTCGCCCAGCCGGTAGGCCTGCAGGAGCAGCAGCTGGTAGAGCACCTGGAGCACGGCGGAGGCGGCCAGCCAGGGCCAGGCGCGGGCGTCCGGGAGCGGGGCGAGGCAGGCCATCAGGAGGCCGCCGACGAGGAAGACCGCGTTGATCAGGGCGAAGCCGGCCACCTTGTCGGGGAGGGCGTGGGCCAGGGCGTTCCACACCGCGTGCAGCGCCGCCGCCACCAGTACGACCATCGGCACCACTGTTGCGTCCATGCCCGCTCCCGTCCCCGTCGCAGACGTCCGAGGGTACCAACCCGTGCGAACGTGACGAATCATCAACGCCGCTGCGGGAAGATCGCGTTACGGTCA
This genomic window from Streptomyces sp. TLI_235 contains:
- a CDS encoding EamA-like transporter family protein, with the protein product MDATVVPMVVLVAAALHAVWNALAHALPDKVAGFALINAVFLVGGLLMACLAPLPDARAWPWLAASAVLQVLYQLLLLQAYRLGDFGQVYPLARGTAPWLVAALSVLVLGRPLGTGQWAGVLVISAGLAGLALADGVPGRAGLPAVGAALGTGAMIAGYTVVDGTGVRTSDTVLGYIAWLFVLQGAGMLLAAVLLRGPALFCQPGPGWVRGLAGGVLSLTAYGLVVWAQAHGDLATIAALRETSIVIAALIGALVFRERLGAARMAAGAVVVAGIAVLQLAPV